A genomic stretch from Panthera uncia isolate 11264 chromosome E3, Puncia_PCG_1.0, whole genome shotgun sequence includes:
- the LOC125928445 gene encoding LOW QUALITY PROTEIN: ADP/ATP translocase 2-like (The sequence of the model RefSeq protein was modified relative to this genomic sequence to represent the inferred CDS: inserted 1 base in 1 codon): MTDAAVSFTKDSLAGGVVAAISKTAVAPIERVKLLLQVQHASKQITADKQYKGXIDCVVRIPREPGVLSFWRSNLANVIRYFPTQALNFAFKDKYKIFLGGVDKRTQFWRYFAGNLASGGAAGATSLCFVFPLDFARTRLPADVGKAGAEREFRGLGDCLVKIYKSDGIKGLYQGFNVSVQGIIIYQVAYFGIYDTAKGMLPDPKNTHIFTSWMIAQSVTAVAGLTSYPFDTVRRRMMTQSGRKGTDIMYTRTLDCRRKIAPNEGAKAFFKGAWSNVLRGMGGAFVLDLYDEIKKFT; encoded by the exons atgacaGATGCTGCTGTGTCCTTCACCAAGGACTCCCTGGCGGGTGGAGTGGTGGCAGCCATCTCCAAGACTGCGGTAGCACCCATCGAGCGGGTCAAGCTGCTGCTGCAGGTGCAGCATGCCAGCAAGCAAATCACCGCAGATAAGCAATACAAGG ATATAGACTGTGTGGTTCGTATCCCCAGGGAGCCGGGAGTCCTGTCCTTCTGGCGCAGTAACCTGGCCAATGTCATCAGATACTTCCCCACCCAAGCCCTCAACTTCGCCTTCAAAGATAAATACAAGATCTTCCTGGGTGGCGTGGACAAGAGAACCCAGTTTTGGCGCTACTTTGCAGGGAATCTGGCATCGGGTGGCGCCGCTGGGGCCACATCcttgtgttttgtgtttcctCTGGATTTTGCCCGTACCCGTCTACCGGCCGATGTGGGCAAAGCTGGAGCGGAAAGGGAATTCCGAGGCCTTGGTGACTGCCTGGTTAAGATCTACAAATCTGATGGCATTAAGGGCCTGTACCAAGGCTTTAATGTGTCTGTGCAGGGCATTATCATCTACCAAGTTGCCTACTTTGGTATCTATGATACTGCAAAGGGCATGCTTCCGGATCCCAAGAACACTCACATCTTCACCAGCTGGATGATCGCACAGTCCGTCACAGCGGTTGCGGGGTTGACTTCCTATCCCTTTGACACTGTCCGTCGCCGAATGATGACGCAGTCGGGGCGCAAAGGAACCGACATCATGTACACACGCACGCTTGACTGCAGGAGGAAGATTGCTCCTAACGAAGGGGCCAAAGCTTTTTTCAAGGGGGCGTGGTCCAATGTTCTCAGAGGCATGGGTGGTGCCTTCGTGCTTGACTTGTATGATGAAATCAAGAAGTTCACATAA